One Candidatus Bathyarchaeota archaeon genomic region harbors:
- a CDS encoding CDC48 family AAA ATPase yields MAIREIQLKVADAKQRDVGHGKVRIDNDTMKKLGITAGDFIEIRGKKTTTAIAWPAYNEDQGKNTIRMDGLIRRNTGVALNEYINISNGQVNDAQAIIFAPTDVRLNVDDEFINFVKRRFMDMPFMEGDMALLSVFGSAVPLIVSRTKPKRAVKIIESTAVNVLSEPAPEKKGIPMVTYEDIGDLHEQVQRIREMVELPLRHPELFQKLGIDPPRGVFLYGPPGCGKTLLAKAVANESDANFYVISGPEIMSKFYGESEARLREIFQKAQETAPSIVFIDEMDAIAPKREEVTGEVERRVVAQLLSLMDGIGTRGNIIVIGATNRPNAIDPALRRPGRFDREIEIGVPDKKGRLETLQIHTRNMPLAKDVELKKLSEITHGYTGADIAALCRESAMKALRRYVPEINLEEEKIPPHMLDSMEVNIGDFTKAFREITPTAMREVYVEIPTIKWIDIGGLEGAKGELKEAVEWPLKDPNAFKRMGIKPPKGILIYGPPGCGKTLLARAVATESEANFISIKGPEIFSKWVGESEKAIREVFRKARTASPAIIFFDEFDAIIPRRGMGYSDSGVSERVISQLLTELDGIESLENVVVIGATNRPDVVDPAVLRPGRIDRLIFVPAPDVKSLNEIFKIHTKGMPLSADVDLSQLSKNSAGYSGADIEAVSREAAMNALRRNKKAREVTLSDFRDAMSKIKPSITPDILAWYQSVMKRVAKEKVAVPVT; encoded by the coding sequence TTGGCAATTAGAGAAATTCAACTAAAAGTCGCAGATGCTAAGCAAAGAGATGTAGGACATGGAAAAGTCAGAATTGATAATGATACAATGAAAAAACTTGGAATAACCGCTGGAGATTTTATCGAGATAAGAGGAAAGAAGACTACTACTGCAATAGCATGGCCTGCGTACAATGAGGATCAAGGTAAGAATACGATCAGAATGGATGGTCTCATTAGGAGAAATACAGGCGTTGCTCTTAATGAGTACATCAATATTAGCAATGGACAGGTTAATGATGCCCAGGCTATTATTTTTGCTCCCACAGACGTAAGGTTAAACGTTGATGATGAATTCATCAATTTTGTTAAACGAAGATTCATGGACATGCCTTTTATGGAAGGGGACATGGCACTGCTCTCAGTTTTCGGTAGTGCAGTGCCTTTGATAGTCTCAAGAACAAAGCCAAAAAGGGCTGTCAAGATTATCGAGAGCACTGCTGTAAATGTTTTAAGTGAGCCGGCTCCAGAAAAAAAAGGCATACCGATGGTTACTTATGAAGACATAGGGGATCTTCATGAGCAAGTACAAAGAATAAGAGAGATGGTTGAACTCCCACTAAGGCATCCTGAACTTTTCCAGAAATTGGGTATTGATCCGCCCCGAGGAGTGTTCTTATATGGACCACCTGGTTGTGGTAAGACGTTATTGGCAAAAGCTGTAGCGAATGAGTCTGATGCTAATTTTTATGTTATTTCTGGACCTGAAATAATGTCCAAATTCTACGGTGAATCTGAAGCCAGACTTCGAGAAATATTTCAGAAAGCTCAAGAAACAGCACCAAGCATCGTTTTCATAGACGAGATGGATGCTATAGCCCCTAAGCGTGAGGAAGTTACTGGAGAGGTTGAGAGAAGAGTAGTAGCACAGTTATTATCTCTAATGGATGGAATTGGAACCAGAGGAAATATTATCGTAATTGGCGCTACTAATAGGCCAAATGCGATAGACCCCGCATTGAGAAGGCCGGGTAGATTCGATAGAGAAATAGAGATAGGCGTTCCTGATAAAAAAGGTAGATTAGAGACACTCCAGATCCACACAAGGAACATGCCATTAGCTAAAGATGTCGAACTGAAAAAACTATCTGAGATAACACATGGCTATACGGGAGCAGATATTGCAGCTTTATGCCGTGAATCAGCTATGAAAGCCCTAAGAAGGTATGTTCCTGAGATAAATCTAGAAGAAGAGAAGATCCCGCCCCATATGTTGGATAGCATGGAAGTAAATATAGGTGATTTCACAAAAGCATTTCGTGAAATAACGCCTACAGCCATGAGAGAGGTATACGTAGAAATCCCCACTATCAAGTGGATTGATATCGGTGGGCTTGAAGGGGCAAAGGGAGAGCTTAAAGAGGCAGTAGAGTGGCCGCTAAAAGATCCTAATGCATTTAAGAGGATGGGAATAAAACCGCCTAAGGGAATTTTAATATATGGACCGCCAGGTTGTGGTAAAACCCTATTGGCAAGAGCCGTTGCTACAGAGAGCGAGGCAAATTTCATCTCAATAAAAGGACCTGAGATATTCTCAAAATGGGTAGGAGAGAGCGAGAAAGCAATAAGAGAAGTCTTCAGAAAAGCACGTACAGCATCTCCTGCGATAATATTTTTTGATGAATTCGATGCGATAATTCCCAGACGTGGAATGGGATATTCCGACTCTGGAGTTTCTGAAAGAGTAATTAGTCAGCTTCTAACAGAACTGGATGGAATAGAATCGCTTGAAAATGTTGTTGTGATTGGGGCTACAAATAGACCTGATGTTGTTGATCCTGCTGTATTGAGACCTGGTAGAATTGATAGATTGATATTTGTTCCAGCTCCAGATGTTAAATCTTTGAATGAAATCTTTAAAATTCACACAAAAGGTATGCCGTTATCTGCTGATGTTGACCTATCACAATTATCAAAGAATTCTGCAGGATATTCCGGAGCCGATATTGAAGCTGTTTCCCGTGAAGCTGCAATGAATGCATTAAGAAGAAATAAGAAAGCACGTGAAGTGACATTGAGTGATTTTAGAGATGCGATGTCCAAGATTAAACCAAGCATAACTCCTGATATACTAGCTTGGTATCAGAGTGTTATGAAGCGAGTTGCTAAAGAAAAAGTAGCAGTTCCAGTAACATGA
- a CDS encoding elongation factor 1-beta, whose translation MAEVIASIKIFPSEANTDLNKLKEKITQSLPSYASIYKFEDEPIAFGLVVIIAHITMPEEEGRMEEVEKNLTSIDEVSEIQAISVSRVSM comes from the coding sequence TTGGCAGAGGTTATAGCTTCAATTAAGATATTTCCTTCTGAAGCAAATACTGATTTGAATAAACTGAAAGAGAAGATAACGCAAAGTTTGCCTAGTTATGCTTCAATTTATAAATTTGAGGATGAGCCTATTGCATTCGGATTAGTTGTTATTATTGCTCACATAACAATGCCAGAAGAAGAGGGTCGAATGGAAGAGGTTGAGAAAAACCTTACTTCTATAGATGAAGTTAGTGAGATACAAGCAATTTCTGTTAGTCGCGTATCTATGTAA
- a CDS encoding zinc finger domain-containing protein, with the protein MSETANVKMPLCNWCGKIIAPGERAIKFPCPGCGEVVIWRCEKCRLFGRSYKCPKCGIKGP; encoded by the coding sequence TTGAGTGAGACTGCTAATGTTAAAATGCCTTTATGTAACTGGTGCGGTAAGATAATCGCACCTGGTGAACGAGCAATAAAATTCCCTTGTCCAGGTTGTGGGGAAGTAGTAATCTGGCGCTGTGAAAAATGCAGATTATTTGGAAGATCCTATAAATGCCCGAAATGTGGAATAAAAGGACCGTAA
- a CDS encoding dihydropteroate synthase-like protein, translated as MNPLSKKKLLIITGTLAYEVVEEYVSKCNVQSQVISLPIQVAALMNTKFIAKSLKSKNLKNIDFIIIPGLAFGDSKIITAEIEIPVYKGPKYAADLPFVLNNLGEDELSTTIPACELMTKKLKRLILGELVKFKEQEKNKIKAGIGIPIGNNSNKFWIDREFGPRILAEIVNASLLTNSKILETAKYFVQSGADIIDIGMLSEDSDPNQVKRIIKIVRKAVNTPISIDTSDVDEIEVAVNEGIDLILSINAQNMEDISKFALNIPVVVTPVNKSGACSEKVSERVEQLTQNLDVAKKIGFKKIIADPILKSPFNPGLMDSIIGYYEFFEKVPKIPILFGLGNVTELIDCDSLGANLLLASLATELKASIVLVTEASDKTRGCVKEVSTAIDMAVLSKIRKSPPKDLGLDLLRLKEKRRIEELYDDKFELDIEKFEKFKHSLVNVHDPKGSFKIMIDRKNEKIVAIHLKSKDFKPDIILKAKDPFNLYQEVLKRDLISKAEHSFYLGIELSKAREALVTGKSYVQDNPLFKEP; from the coding sequence TTGAATCCCCTATCCAAAAAAAAATTGCTAATCATTACAGGAACTTTAGCCTACGAAGTAGTAGAAGAATATGTATCTAAGTGCAATGTACAATCACAAGTAATATCATTGCCAATACAAGTAGCTGCACTTATGAATACAAAATTCATAGCCAAATCTCTAAAATCCAAGAATCTAAAAAATATTGATTTTATAATTATTCCTGGATTAGCATTTGGAGATTCAAAAATAATTACCGCTGAGATAGAAATACCTGTATATAAAGGACCCAAATATGCAGCTGATTTACCGTTTGTCTTGAATAATTTAGGTGAGGATGAATTATCCACTACAATTCCAGCTTGTGAATTGATGACTAAGAAATTAAAGAGGCTAATCCTAGGTGAACTTGTTAAATTTAAGGAGCAAGAAAAGAATAAAATCAAAGCGGGTATTGGAATTCCAATTGGAAATAATTCAAACAAGTTTTGGATAGACAGAGAGTTTGGACCTCGTATTCTTGCAGAAATAGTAAATGCGTCATTATTAACAAATTCAAAGATTTTAGAAACGGCCAAATATTTTGTTCAATCAGGAGCAGACATCATAGATATCGGTATGCTATCAGAAGATAGCGATCCAAATCAAGTCAAAAGAATAATAAAGATTGTAAGAAAAGCAGTTAACACTCCTATTAGCATCGATACGAGTGACGTAGATGAAATAGAAGTAGCAGTTAATGAAGGAATAGATCTAATCTTAAGTATTAATGCACAAAATATGGAAGATATATCGAAATTTGCACTCAACATTCCAGTTGTTGTTACTCCAGTTAATAAAAGTGGGGCATGCTCAGAGAAAGTCTCTGAAAGAGTGGAGCAACTAACACAGAACTTAGATGTTGCTAAAAAAATCGGATTTAAGAAGATTATCGCGGATCCTATTCTAAAATCACCCTTCAATCCAGGTCTAATGGATTCGATAATAGGATATTATGAATTTTTTGAAAAAGTGCCAAAAATTCCCATTCTTTTCGGTTTAGGTAATGTTACAGAGTTAATAGATTGTGATTCTCTAGGTGCGAATCTTTTACTTGCATCTTTAGCTACAGAGTTAAAAGCTAGTATAGTGCTTGTTACAGAAGCAAGTGATAAAACTCGCGGATGTGTTAAAGAGGTCTCGACGGCAATAGATATGGCTGTCCTATCTAAAATCAGAAAAAGTCCGCCTAAAGATTTAGGATTGGACTTACTCAGATTAAAAGAAAAACGAAGGATCGAGGAACTCTACGACGATAAGTTTGAGTTAGATATTGAAAAATTTGAAAAATTTAAACATAGCTTAGTAAATGTTCATGATCCCAAAGGCAGTTTTAAAATAATGATAGATAGAAAGAATGAAAAGATTGTAGCCATCCATCTTAAATCAAAGGATTTCAAACCAGATATTATTCTAAAAGCAAAAGATCCATTCAACTTGTATCAAGAGGTATTGAAAAGAGATTTGATCTCTAAAGCCGAACATTCATTTTATTTAGGAATTGAATTATCAAAAGCAAGAGAAGCTTTGGTGACAGGAAAAAGTTATGTCCAAGACAATCCGCTTTTTAAAGAACCTTAA